The following is a genomic window from Hirundo rustica isolate bHirRus1 unplaced genomic scaffold, bHirRus1.pri.v3 scaffold_359_arrow_ctg1, whole genome shotgun sequence.
CCCCTGGAGATCAAAGTAAAAACTGTTCCATGACTCATTTCTCCTAAGTCCAGGGCGATATCTTTGGTTAATggcccagctgttaaaaccaaatggagcagtgttctttatctcttccatgacccatcctccctccagggagatatcttctggTAATGGGCCATTGtctctcactgcatgactgataaaattacatcatcccattgtgagatgctccacccagagggaggagccaagcattcctacctggatataatctgagatttaaacACAAGAAGCAGCctggtttccactggattccaagaggaagaccagactcatctacaccaccactggaccttcagaggaaaactacacccttctacaagatcattgcttcaacaaaaccacacctgtcactccaggaggactgcagccacaaTTTGATTGGACTGCTAGCAACACCCTGACTACCCAAGTGTCAGGTTGGATTCTGACTCTCTcagaatttttgtattttagtattgcatttttagtttaattttaaattttttaggttaggctgtgaggaagatgctccaggacagccaggcaggtgaggaggaagtcagtgcccctttccccctctctcctgctccatctcccagcccagcatggcccccggctgcaggacaaccccgctgcCAACGCCGTCCTGCCGGGCATGCAATggggggatctccttccccttccctctggcatggaggcaaatctcatcctctccttgtccttcctctcccagacaaggagctgaggatggagacccAAGAGGACAAATCCCGAGGGCAGAACCTTGTGGAAGAGGCCGTTTTGAGCAGCTCCACAGTGCAGGACtccaaagggaaggaaaagccccAGACGTCCTGCACAAGGAGGGGGTCCAAACCCACCCCAGGGTTCTTGGAGAAGGGAAgacccagcctgtgccaggaagatggtcagagcttcagccagagctcccacctgaTCCAGAACCAGGTGATCCAAACTGGGGATTGGCCCTataagtgtggggaatgtgggaagggcttcaagcacaactccacccTTGTGacccaccggcgcatccacaccggggagaggctCTACGAGTGCGGGGAATGCAGGAAGAACTTCATCCGGAGATCCCAGCTGgtctgccaccagaggatccacactggggagaggccctacgagtgtgagCAATGtaggaagagcttcagccagcgATCCtacctgatctgccaccagaggatccacactggggagaggccctacgagtgtgagcaatgtgggaagagcttcagccagcgATCCtacctgatctgccaccagaggattCACACTGGGGAGAGACCCTACCAGTGTAAGCAATGTGGGAAGTGCTTCATCCAGCGCTCCCACTTGATCCGCCACCAGCGTAGCCACCCTGGGGAAATGCCCTACAAGTGtagggaatgtgggaagagcttcaaccAGAGGTCCAAACTGATCAATCACCAAaagatccacactggggagagacCCTACGAGTGTCCGAAAGTTTCAGAGAAGCTCCagtctcctcctgccccagcagatCCACACAAAGAAGAGGCTCTTCTGCTGCCCcaactgcaggaagggcttcaagcacaactccagcCTCATCATTCACCAGCgtatccacactggggaaatgCCCTACAAGTCCTCTGCATTCCGCAGGAAGGGCTTTCACCAAAGTTTCCAACTgatcatccaccaaatgatccacaccggggagaggcccaACAAGTGTGGGGAATACGGGATGAGCTTCAGCATAAGCTCCCACCTGATCTGCCACCTGAGGATCCAAACCAGGGAATGGCCCTACACATGTCTCGCTTGTGGGAAGAGCTTGTCCAGGAGCTCTCACTTTAGAAGATGCCAATGGAGACACTGGTAAGGGAAGGCCTAAGagtgccccagctgcaggaagagctttgtgcagtGCTCCAACTTAGTCCTGCTTCAGAGGACCCACATTGGCCAGAGAATTGTTGAGCCACATTCCCAGCGATCTGCATTGGGAAGACACTGGGCTGGTGGTCCTCTTGTTTTGTTgtccttaatattt
Proteins encoded in this region:
- the LOC131378805 gene encoding zinc finger protein 570-like is translated as METQEDKSRGQNLVEEAVLSSSTNQVIQTGDWPYKCGECGKGFKHNSTLVTHRRIHTGERLYECGECRKNFIRRSQLVCHQRIHTGERPYECEQCRKSFSQRSYLICHQRIHTGERPYECEQCGKSFSQRSYLICHQRIHTGERPYQCKQCGKCFIQRSHLIRHQRSHPGEMPYKCRECGKSFNQRSKLINHQKIHTGERPYECPKVSEKLQSPPAPADPHKEEALLLPQLQEGLQAQLQPHHSPA